A single Cucumis melo cultivar AY chromosome 4, USDA_Cmelo_AY_1.0, whole genome shotgun sequence DNA region contains:
- the LOC103503523 gene encoding protein LOL1 isoform X1, with translation MPPVPLAPYPTPPAPYTQPSNATQSQLVCSGCRNLLLYPVGATSVCCAVCNAVTAVPPPGTEMAQLVCGGCHTLLMYIRGATSVQCSCCHTVNLALEANQVAHVSCGNCRMLLMYQYGARSVKCAVCNFVTSVGVSKKKKKRTSFLLNSLFPYEHC, from the exons ATGCCACCAGTTCCTCTTGCTCCATATCCAACCCCTCCAGCTCCTTATACACAACCTTCTAATG CCACACAAAGCCAACTTGTGTGCTCAGGATGCAGAAACCTTTTACTTTATCCTGTTGGGGCAACCTCTGTTTGCTGTGCTGTTTGTAATGCAGTCACTGCCGTACCGCCCCCCG GCACAGAAATGGCACAATTGGTGTGTGGAGGCTGCCATACTCTTCTCATGTACATCCGTGGTGCCACGAGCGTCCAATGTTCTTGTTGCCACACTGTCAACTTAGCTTTGGAAG CCAATCAGGTGGCGCACGTTAGCTGTGGGAACTGTAGGATGCTACTGATGTATCAATATGGAGCACGGTCAGTGAAATGTGCAGTATGCAATTTTGTAACATCAGTTGGggtaagtaaaaaaaaaaaaaaaagaacttccTTTTTGTTGAACTCTCTTTTTCCGTACGAACATTGTTGA
- the LOC103503523 gene encoding protein LOL1 isoform X2 produces MPPVPLAPYPTPPAPYTQPSNATQSQLVCSGCRNLLLYPVGATSVCCAVCNAVTAVPPPGTEMAQLVCGGCHTLLMYIRGATSVQCSCCHTVNLALEANQVAHVSCGNCRMLLMYQYGARSVKCAVCNFVTSVGMSTSAIDQKA; encoded by the exons ATGCCACCAGTTCCTCTTGCTCCATATCCAACCCCTCCAGCTCCTTATACACAACCTTCTAATG CCACACAAAGCCAACTTGTGTGCTCAGGATGCAGAAACCTTTTACTTTATCCTGTTGGGGCAACCTCTGTTTGCTGTGCTGTTTGTAATGCAGTCACTGCCGTACCGCCCCCCG GCACAGAAATGGCACAATTGGTGTGTGGAGGCTGCCATACTCTTCTCATGTACATCCGTGGTGCCACGAGCGTCCAATGTTCTTGTTGCCACACTGTCAACTTAGCTTTGGAAG CCAATCAGGTGGCGCACGTTAGCTGTGGGAACTGTAGGATGCTACTGATGTATCAATATGGAGCACGGTCAGTGAAATGTGCAGTATGCAATTTTGTAACATCAGTTGGg ATGTCAACAAGTGCAATCGATCAAAAAGCATAA